Part of the Halopenitus persicus genome is shown below.
GTCGATCACGGTCCTCACGACCGACGACTACCGCGTCCGACTCCAGCCCGTGTCGTTCACGACGAAGAAGGCCGACCGCTCCCAGGAGCAGGCCATCCGTCGCGTGATGATCGACCAGGTCCACGAGGCTGCCGCCGACCGGACCTTCGATGAGCTCGTCGACTCGATCGTCGAGGGGCGGCTCTCCTCGGCCATCTACGGCGACGCGAAGACGATCTACCCGCTTCGCCGCGTCGAGGTCCAGAAGCTCACCCTCGAGGCGCGGCCCGAGGAGGTCGCGGCCGAGGAGGAGGCTGCAGTGGACGTCGACTCCGAGGACGTCGCGGTCGACGAGTAGCTCGACCACCCGCGGATCCGGCCTCGCCGACGGCGGCACGCGATCCGATCGGCGAAACCGGATGCAGATCCCTTTTCAGTGCCCGGTCGCGCCCGTCGAGACGAAACGTTGAAACGCGGCTCGGACGAATCGCTCGCTATGGAACTGCGGGTCATCGATAAGAGCGAGGCGGAACTCCGCATCGAGATCGCGGGCGAGGACCACACGTTTATGAACGTCCTGAAGGGCGCGCTGTTGGAGGCCGAGGACGTCGCCGCGGCGACCTACGACGTCAACCCCGAGCAGTCGGGCGGTCAGACCGAGCCAATCTTGACCGTCAAGACCGAATCCGGCGACCCGCTGGACGCCCTCGAGGACGCCGCGGACGCGATCACCGAGAAGACGACGGCTCTCTCCGAGGCGGTCCGCGCGGCCTGACGCTCGACGATCCTCGCGCGTGGCGATCGTGGTGCAGCGTTCGTTCGAACTCGTTCCAGCGGCGATTCGTTCCAGCGGCGATTCGTTCTAGTTGCGAACCGGCACGCCGCGCTCGTCCAGATACTCCTTGACCTCGGCGATCGTGTACTCGCCGAAGTGGAAGATCGAGGCCGCCAGCGCCGCGTCGGCGTCCGCCTGGGTGAACACCTCGTAGGCGTCCTCTGGGCCGCCACAGCCCGAGGAGGCGATCACCGGCGTCGAGACGGCGTCACAGACCGCGGTCATCAGGGGGATGTCGTAGCCGTCCTTGGTGCCGTCGCGGTCGATCGAGTTGATGAACAGCTCGCCGGCGCCGCGTTCCTCGGCCTCCAGTGCCCACTCGACGGCGTCGATGCCGGTCCCCTCGCGCCCGCCCTTTTTCGTACATTCGAACCAGACCGACTCGCCGTCCGCCTCGACGTAGTGCTCGCCGGCCTCGTCGTAGCGGCGGCGGGCATCGATCGAGATGACGATACACTGCGAGCCGAACGCGGCCGCGCCCTCGTCGATCAGGGTCGGCCGGTCGAGCGCGCCGGTCGTGATCGACACCTTGTCGGCGCCCGCCCGAAGCGTCTCCTTGATGTCCTCCGTCGTGCGGATCCCGCCGCCGACGGTCAGCGGAATGAAACATTCGTCGGCGACGCCGCGAACGACGTCGAGCATGGTCTCGCGGCCGTCGGCCGAGGCGGTGATGTCGAGGAAGACGAACTCGTCGGCGCCCGACTCGTTGTACTTGCGGGCCAGCTCGACGGGGTCGCCGGTGTACTCCAGGTTCTCGAAGTTGACGCCGGTGTAGACGGCGGCGGTGCCGTCCTCGTCGAGGTCGACGTCGATACACGGGATGATGCGTTTCGTGAGTCCCATTCGCTGTCGTACCCTTGACCGTGGACGGTACTAAAACCACCCGGGCGTCGATGGTGCGGCACGTGGCCCTGGGCCGTCACCGGCGCCTCACAGCTCGACGCCGGACGGGATCAGGCTCTCGCCGCGGAGCAGGTTGCCGTCGGGGTCGTACACGAGGAAGGTCCGCTTGTCGTAGGTGACCAGCTCCTCGCCGTCGACCGTGATCTCGACCCGGTAGCGTCCCTCCTCGTCGTCGGCCGCCGCCCGGCCGTATTCGCGGGCGGCCCGGATGAACCGCCGGACGTCGTCGGCTTCCTCGTTCAGCTCGAGCACGAAGTCGCCGGTCACCCGGTTCGTGACCGCGACGACGCCCTCCGCATCCGGGCCGTCCTCGAGCGCGTCCCGGAGACGGAACGCCACGTCGGTCTCGTCGGCGGCGAGCAGCTCGCCGTCCGGGCCGGTGAGTCGGTTCGTCAGTAACCCGTCAGGGCCGTGGAACGCGATCCGGACGAGCGGCTTGTCGTGGTTGCCCCCGGCGTCCGGGTCGACGTTGTCGACCGTCAGTTCGAAGTACTCCCGCCGCATCAGCTATTCGAACCTTATCGGCCGGACGGTATGAACGTAACGCCCCCGGATCGTCCGCGACCGGTCGTCGAGGAACGTTTTTAAGTGATCCCGGTTCCGGGTGGTCGTATGGTCTGGGTACGGTCGGAGTACGCCGGGGAGCTCGCCGTCGTCTCGGCGTGGCTCGCCGCGCTGGTTCCCTGGAACGTGACGTACGCCTCGATCCCGGGGTACGGATCCGCCGTGTACCTCCGCTATCCGTTCCTCGAGGTGCAGTATCTGCTCGGGTGGGCGATCGACGATCGGTCATTCTTCCTGCACTCGATCCCGGCGGCGATCTCGAAC
Proteins encoded:
- a CDS encoding DNA-directed RNA polymerase subunit L — encoded protein: MELRVIDKSEAELRIEIAGEDHTFMNVLKGALLEAEDVAAATYDVNPEQSGGQTEPILTVKTESGDPLDALEDAADAITEKTTALSEAVRAA
- a CDS encoding 30S ribosomal protein S3ae, whose product is MSERSVSKQTQEKRWYSVLAPEQFDRDEIGETLAEEPDQVVGRTITTTLGDLNQDSSGNNTKLTFKITDVGSDTAYTEFVKYELTRDYLRSLVRRGSSKVEASITVLTTDDYRVRLQPVSFTTKKADRSQEQAIRRVMIDQVHEAAADRTFDELVDSIVEGRLSSAIYGDAKTIYPLRRVEVQKLTLEARPEEVAAEEEAAVDVDSEDVAVDE
- the hisF gene encoding imidazole glycerol phosphate synthase subunit HisF, with the translated sequence MGLTKRIIPCIDVDLDEDGTAAVYTGVNFENLEYTGDPVELARKYNESGADEFVFLDITASADGRETMLDVVRGVADECFIPLTVGGGIRTTEDIKETLRAGADKVSITTGALDRPTLIDEGAAAFGSQCIVISIDARRRYDEAGEHYVEADGESVWFECTKKGGREGTGIDAVEWALEAEERGAGELFINSIDRDGTKDGYDIPLMTAVCDAVSTPVIASSGCGGPEDAYEVFTQADADAALAASIFHFGEYTIAEVKEYLDERGVPVRN
- a CDS encoding DUF5793 family protein, which translates into the protein MRREYFELTVDNVDPDAGGNHDKPLVRIAFHGPDGLLTNRLTGPDGELLAADETDVAFRLRDALEDGPDAEGVVAVTNRVTGDFVLELNEEADDVRRFIRAAREYGRAAADDEEGRYRVEITVDGEELVTYDKRTFLVYDPDGNLLRGESLIPSGVEL